The Lysobacter enzymogenes DNA segment CAGCATCGCCTGCTCGCTGTCGAGCATCAGGCCGTCCATGTCGAACAGCACGGCGTCGGGAACGAACTCCAACGCCACGGAAGTCTCAGCCACGGGGGTTTCAGCCACGGAACAGGGTCTCGAGATCGGTGGAGTCGAGCGCGCGCCATTGCCCGCTCGGCAAATCCTGCAACGACAAGCCGCCGATGCGCGCGCGGTGCAGCGCTTCGACGTGGTTGCCGACCGCGGCGAACATCCGCCGCACCTGGTGATAGCGGCCCTCGGTCAACGTCAGCCGCGCCCGCCGCGGTTCCAGCGTTTCCAGCAGCGCCGGCGCCAGCGGGGTCTTTTCCGATTCCAGCATCAGCTCGCCGCTGGCGAACGTCGCCGCTTCGTCGCCGCGCAGGTCCCCGGCCAGGGTAGCCTCATAGACCTTGCCGAGCTTGGCCTTCGGCGACACGATCCGGTGCAGCAGCGCGCCGTCGTCGGTCAGCAGCAGCAGGCCGCTGGTGTCGCGGTCGAGCCGGCCGACCGGCGACAGCAACGGCGAGCGCAGGCGGAAGCGCGGCGGCAGCAGGTCGTAGACGACCCGGCCGGGGTCCTTGGTCGAGCAGGTGTAGCCGACCGGCTTGTGCAGCATCAGCGCCAGCCCGGCCGGCGGGTCGAGCGGCTCGCCATCGATGCGGATCGCGGCGTGTTCGACCTGGTCGTCGGCGTACAACACCTCGCCGTCGGCATCGGCGATGCGGCCCTGGCGGAACATCGCGGCCACGTCCTTGCGGCTGCCGTAGCCGAGATTGGCGATCAGCTTGACCAGCTTCATGCCCGGCCCCGCGCGCCGCGCGCTTCCACGACCTTGAAACCGCCGTCCTGGGCGACGGTGCGGACTTCGCCGAAGTGCTCGTCCAGCGCCTGTTCGTAAGGCAGGTGGCGGTTGGCGACCATCCAGAAACGGCCGCCGCGCTCCAGCGACTGCGCGGCCACCTGGATGAAGCGGCGGCCGATGTCCGGGCGTTCCTCGCGGCCCTGGGCGTGGAACGGCGGATTGCTGACGATGACGTCGTAGCGGCGCGGCAGGCCGGCGGTGACGTCGTGCCAGAAGCTTTCCACCGGCACCCGCGCGCCGTCGAGGTTGTGGCGGGCCAGCGCGACCGCGCGCGCCTGGGCTTCGTACAGATCGAGCGAGGCGATGCGCGGGCAGCGCGCCAGCAGCTCGGCCGCCAGATAGCCGTAGCCGGCGCCGAGATCGGCGGCGCGG contains these protein-coding regions:
- a CDS encoding pseudouridine synthase, producing the protein MKLVKLIANLGYGSRKDVAAMFRQGRIADADGEVLYADDQVEHAAIRIDGEPLDPPAGLALMLHKPVGYTCSTKDPGRVVYDLLPPRFRLRSPLLSPVGRLDRDTSGLLLLTDDGALLHRIVSPKAKLGKVYEATLAGDLRGDEAATFASGELMLESEKTPLAPALLETLEPRRARLTLTEGRYHQVRRMFAAVGNHVEALHRARIGGLSLQDLPSGQWRALDSTDLETLFRG